In one Streptomyces sp. NBC_01241 genomic region, the following are encoded:
- a CDS encoding RNA polymerase sigma factor, whose amino-acid sequence MQTRTVTETEHVSAIPAQNRAVRHPEAVVEPQTPSDPPEALMEEPPEVSEPPEPRGRPETVGPSSDLFRQYLREIGRISLLTAADEVELARRVEAGLFAEERLAGTPDPDTRLAVDLDRLVVMGRMAKRRLIEANLRLVVSVAKRYVGRGLTMLDLVQEGNLGLIRAVEKFDYARGYKFSTYATWWIRQAMSRALADQARTIRVPVHVVELINRVVRVQRRMLQESGYEPTPEEVADQLDLTPERVGEVLRLAQEPVSLHAPVGEEDDVALGDLIEDGDAASPVESAAFLLLREHLEAVLSTLNERERKVVQLRYGLADGRPRTLEEIGRIFGVTRERIRQIESKTLNKLRDHAHADQLRGYLD is encoded by the coding sequence GTGCAGACCCGGACCGTGACCGAAACCGAGCATGTCTCGGCCATCCCCGCGCAGAACCGGGCCGTGCGTCATCCGGAGGCCGTGGTGGAGCCGCAGACACCTTCCGACCCGCCCGAGGCACTCATGGAGGAGCCGCCGGAGGTGTCCGAACCCCCGGAGCCGAGGGGCCGCCCCGAGACCGTCGGCCCGTCCTCCGACCTCTTCCGCCAGTATCTGCGGGAGATCGGCCGGATCTCGCTCCTCACCGCAGCCGACGAGGTGGAGCTCGCCCGCCGCGTCGAGGCCGGACTCTTCGCCGAGGAGCGGCTCGCGGGCACCCCGGACCCGGACACCCGGCTGGCCGTCGACCTCGACCGGCTGGTGGTCATGGGGCGGATGGCGAAGCGCCGTCTCATCGAGGCCAACCTCCGCCTCGTCGTCTCCGTCGCCAAACGCTATGTCGGCCGCGGACTGACCATGCTCGATCTCGTCCAGGAGGGAAACCTCGGACTGATCAGGGCGGTCGAGAAGTTCGACTACGCCCGGGGCTACAAGTTCTCGACCTACGCGACCTGGTGGATCCGTCAGGCCATGTCCCGCGCCCTCGCCGACCAGGCGCGGACCATACGGGTCCCGGTCCATGTCGTCGAGCTGATCAACCGGGTCGTACGCGTCCAGCGCCGGATGCTCCAGGAGAGCGGCTACGAGCCGACGCCCGAGGAGGTCGCCGACCAGCTCGACCTCACCCCGGAGCGGGTCGGCGAAGTCCTGCGGCTCGCCCAGGAACCCGTCTCGCTGCACGCCCCGGTCGGCGAGGAGGACGACGTCGCCCTCGGCGACCTGATCGAGGACGGCGACGCCGCGTCCCCGGTCGAGTCCGCCGCGTTCCTGCTGCTGCGCGAGCACCTGGAAGCGGTGCTCTCCACCCTCAACGAGCGTGAGCGGAAGGTGGTCCAGCTGCGCTACGGGCTGGCCGACGGGCGGCCCCGCACCCTTGAGGAGATCGGCAGGATCTTCGGCGTGACCCGCGAACGCATCCGCCAGATCGAGTCCAAGACCCTCAACAAGCTGCGGGACCACGCCCACGCCGACCAACTCCGCGGCTACCTCGACTGA